CCGGGTGTACTACACAGGTTGTGCATCGCTTTTCAAACATGCAGATTAATTTGACAACTATTGTACATACAAATAGAAgaatacatttcatttcaagtcGTTTTAAAGCGGTATTTGAcgcttaaaaacacaaacGTTTTGAACTTTATGCATTTTGGACGAGGTGAACAAACACGGGAGTTTTAGGCCTAgcttttaaaaccttttggTGTGCACAACGCAATGCTAAGTAAGCTTCTGGTTGTAATTCTCGCGTTCTCATGTTTGGCgcgtgatgacgtcatactaaTTTAAATGTTATGATACATTAAATTTAGTTTCTAATCTTTTTCGCTTTAgttaaaatttgatatttgtgaAAAGGTATCACATGCGTATTTTATGTGAAAGCActtacaaaaatgtatttagAAAAGAAGTCTATTCCGATTCTACTGGATAATAgacatttttaattaattcatTACAAACAAGTGCTTGTAAATCTTTCgcgaataaaaaattgttttcattattCAAAACCGTTCTTTCCATAATTCCAActcatacttacctgacgagggTCTTCACCGCGATCCGGCAGGCGGTGGGCCCAGGGCGAGGCTTTGTCATTGCACTTCGACTGAGCTGACCTCTGCGATTACCCCAAATGTGGGTAACTCGGTCGtataatttctgttagtggggactgcgttcgcgctatCCCCAAACAATACCTAATCAACTCTAAACAAGCTTTCGCGatattgtttggttttgtgCGATCCTTCAAGCTTGTGGCTGATAACGTCGCTCGTTTTTTTCCATGTGGCAGATTGATTAAATGCGCTTTGACCATATAGCTAAGACTTCACATCAACTATTTTTCACCGGCATACAACAGCCTACCTTGTACAATAAAATGGCAATCCTGACGAACTGTAGTAACATCGTGACCACAAGTTGGCTGCAGTGATAAGTAATGTCACTAAAACGCGAACGAAAAATTTATGTCATAGATCAAGTTGCACGCATCCCTTACATCGTAAGATGAATCTCTCATTGTAGGTAAATGAAAAGATAAGCGGTGCCGGTTAAGTAggtaattgcaaaaagttgattttaccTATTTTATAAGCTTAATACCTTGATGTGTAGGTCCGTTAGAATGTATGCATGCGTGTTTTTCTAGTTTAATTTCTCAACTTATCTAAATGTATTATTCAATTAAAGCTTTCAGTAGTCGGTATGTATTGGTCGGTCTTTACTCAAGAAAACCTTCACAAAACTTGCAGGCATTCAAAACGATAAACAAATCGGTATATGCACTAAAAAAAGCtagaaaaacataaaactaGTTTAATTcagtaaaattccaaaatggtagtcaaaacaagaaagaaaataaGGTGGGTACATTATGCTTTAATAattgtttgtgcaaaacaaGATTTGTCACTTTTACCCATACCTGGCAAATAAATATTCGGTAAATGgattcaacaaaaaaattcaacaatgaAGCATTATCGGATTGTTTATTTATGACTTAATAATGGGCATTTCTTCTCTTTTGTGTTTCttcttcctcctcctcctcctcttgcACGACACTCACACCCAAGTCGGCGGCTCCGAACCAAGTGTTGTTGTAAGTCAATTCAAAAGCCACCTGTGATGTATTTATCAATCATGAATTAGTTttagattttaattttagtcATTCGTTGATGATTCGGGTTAATTAAGACTGTGTACGATTATgacacaaatttaatttgctgGAGGACGAACGCAATGCTCGCCTTCGTCATTACATTATATTAAATTgctttgttacatcacaagtTGAACATACCTCGGTTTGCCAGGACTTAATGTTTccaattttataaatttgtggTCCACCCATGACTGTGTTAGGAGAATCGAcctttgaacaaaaaaattatcgtTTAACTTGGTGACCTCGAATATAatttgttcattatttttagCGGTGTAATCTTATTTACAAGAAAACCCGTCAAGTGTCGAATTTCATTACTTACGTAATGATACTGATATGGTGCAGGATTATGAGGTCTCGTTaacattgttacgtcatcataCCTATAAGTGATGACTTGAAACTTACCTTGAATTCGTTTACAGAAGCTGGTAGGTCAATCATTATGGCGCTCTTCTCATTCAAATCGTAATCACAGACCCTTGAACGGGTTCGTTTTTCGTCCATGTTGTTTGGGAACGAATAGACTGTGACTGTGACAATGAATAAAACATCAGTCGTGACGCTTGATATTCTTCGTCGGTACATATAAGCATCTTTGTAATTACGGGGTATTACATCCTAATCGAGCACAGGTGGTAATTGTTTGCGTTTGttcttaaattaaattgtacTTGTGTCTAAACTTATATTTTGAGGGTGCTGCGTGTTTCTATCTAACCGCGGAAGTGAAACAAATCAACAGCATGAGAAGATTTTCGAGACTTACCTGTGTTTTTGTCATCAGCGTCGCAAACCCAACCTATTGAGTTGCTGCTGTAAGCGGCGTCTTGCAGGAAATTAACGACGAATATGAATGCACCCGTGTTTTGCCACACTTGATTCGGTGTCGCTAGAGCATAAATTCCTTCGGCCGAGTTGGATTTCCAAGGAACAATGTCACAATTTTCACACTGATTCGAAAATGTATGAGTTTAAATCACAGCGATTTGCTGAAAAAAAGCTTAAGACAACAGAAACCCCCAGACTTACGTGAAACCAGTAAACTGCGCCGGGGAAGAGAAGATAGCAAGTTCCGTTTCCCAGATTTGAGAAGTCCGCCATCCCTTTTGCTCCCGCTGGAGTGCGCTCATTCTCAGGCCAGTTCTCCAAGAAATGaactaataaaaatatgactcatgcttaaaaattttcactaaGAGAAGTTCTAAAATAGACAAGCTGCAAATTTGTTGCTTGATATTTTTTTACCAACAACAAATTGTCCTACCTTGTCCACACACTACTGCGATCAGAAATGTAATAGCGACAAAAGTTTTCATGATGATCTTTCAAAGACTTCTTTGCGAATTCACAAACTTCTTTGTTTAGGAAACTTTTCACGACTGGTTGTATGTCAACTGTATGCCGTTGGTGTAGCAGCGAACAACTTTTATATCAAGATCCAGGAAATAACTATAATGACGTTGGTAGCTACGTAGAATACGTTGAAGATTAAATTGCAGGTTACGTAATATTTTAATGAGTGTTTTAGTGTGATGTTTATTTGAAGGAAAAAAGTAATACCTTAAAGTTCAGTTAAGCTTAATCAAATGTCGGTATTTTGTCGTCTATTAACTAATAGATTATAATTACACTTTCCCCCATGATTAATGAAGAAAATTACAAGTTATCAATTATTTACAGTTTTGAtaagtttttgcaattataCTAATGCCACCACACTTGTAAACAATACAGTCGCGCGATTACTGTATTTTGCGATGTTAGTGAAAGTATGAGCTGGATTTCATGACGTAATTATTACCGTGTCTTCTAACGCAATCATTTCTAACATTTGGTTATTTCGACTAATGGCGAAGTaatcataatttttgtttatacatgtcataaaacattataaacacttgtttttgaattttactttttacgaTATAGTGTGGAACTGGCATTAAATGAGCTACTTACATCaataataaactattttcTGTTAAACTAATAAGAAAGATATTGGCTTGTACTGAAACGATGACGTAGTGGTTGGAGCGCATGGATCGTAATAATGTGACCAACATTAGATTTCTAGTTGAAACAACGTTATCAGACTCTAAAAGAAGGTAAGAACGAGGCTTGcttttgtttactagaattgatgaacagaaataaatttgagtaaaaaaatacaaaaaaatgtcaacGGGGACTTGCacaacttaaataaaaacttattttgttACTGTCTCGTGGTTCAGGCAAGGCAAAGTAAAGAATTTTAACCAAAAACGTCAGCTTAAAAGTGTCACTGATTTGGACATAAAAGCAAAGCTTCTAACCGCTGTTGCCTTACAATCAGATTGCTTGCGTGTGTGCCGCAGATGTTTTAgcaaacattaaaattaaacacaaaactcttccaaaaaatatttttcagggATATTTGTGGAAAATTTGATTCAAAGTACCTGCTTTTACATAAATGTGCCCGTAAATAAACGAACTTGTGTGAAAGCAAGTTCATACGCCGAGGATTCGGTAAGAACATTGCCACAAACAAAACTCAAATTTAACAGTGTAATGGTTATATGCTGACAGTGCGCATGCAAACTGGGTTTAATGCTTGATGGCGTCACTATGCTACCGTATAGTAATGTTCGATGTAggccaggggttcttaaactttttggaacACGCCCCCCTTGAAGGTACCTAAAAAATCCGcgccccacctcattgcaaaataaaaagcattaaacaaaacaacaatttcttttcaattaactttcattaatgtgaaggatgtagttgtttttgggaaatcAAACGTTTAAACgttcgaggctttgtagaagataatgcacatcttaggtcggcttCACACTCAAGTTTGTTTCTAGgctttgtctttatattcatgaagatgacgctgcaaacgacttggtctcaaaacgtggttgcttagcttttctaagcatatcacgcattgcggtacgacttttccgttcactgtggtatctataaagccatacttcagataattttggtcatactttctcttttttccactcattttgtgtcaatacatttagtttaattactaaaataccaggttattaaatcaatactaaatttaagttttacttcattttacggttttaatattggctaacgttggttttaccctatttaaaccgggtgcgcgacattactatattaactatgtgtggccgacactgcacacaaattttcaatcgttaatgattcgaaaattatacgtcgtaaactgatcagatttttacaggttagtagcaaaaaaatctggtttcctgtatacatcataattgtaaaactaaagaaaatgcttttagtgtaaatttagtatttctacaagtgatacatttgtaaaatttttccttGTTACGTCGCTCCCCCCCtccgttgtgagaaaaaacaggtcaccgcaaaaagagaacacaagagaacagATAGTCGAGCCAGGAGtgcgtgaatgagtaaacgaaaacaatacgcttcaatgcggagagacaccaaatattatgacgtaacaattgacgtattcagaatccaaatttcaaaaatacaattgctatcgtgacacactttaaaattttattaaaaatgaacctatagcgaaagtcaagaaagcatgtttagacatagctcatataatagacagtttgtcatctctcgcgccccccttatgaATCTTACACgtccccccagtttaagaaccactgatgTAGGCCTTTTGCAAATGGCGAGCCAGTGCTttctcctgttcagtggtctATACTTTATAATGAGAAGTTGCAACTTCGGGTAACATAACATAAGTAATGGAAGAATAATGATATCGCCAAGACGTAATATTGGACGTTTATTCAATTTTACCAAAAACGTGCAAATAATGTCTTACAGtaataaattttgtagtttGATAATTTTTACGCAAGCATTGTCATCAAAGCAATCTAGTAGTTAAAAGTTAACACTTGTCAGATCTTTTTACTTTCAAACGAATAAATTCAAAGCTTAACAAACCAAGATTAAATGCAGTATTTCAAGTGGAGatgtgttaattttttatggaaACAACCCAAACCCCCAAATGAACCGATAAATAATTTcaagtaaattaaaaacgtttcaacgtttcttgaaaatattaagtgaataaataaatttatgataTGTTAAGCTATGCCATGTACGTATAATGTAGCTTATCTATGCTGTAACTCGTTTTTTGCTGTGCCCCAATTTTCCATAAAAATCTTCCAAAAACGGGCTCCATTCATTGGTTCCTTTACTCTCTTAGTTCTTCTAGTTACTCAACTCTAAATTTCAGTTCGAGTTctcaaaaataaatgtttgtttgcagtaaaatattttgaataaacTCATTCAtggaataaataaaaactgaatttttattttgcaaaaaaaacacttCAAATGGATCGCATTTTGaaacgaaataaacaaagaaaatacttaaataaaatagaaaacgggtaaattaaataaaaatcaattgTGGTTTAAAAGCACAAACTGAAATATAAAGTGAACAGGTTTAGGTTGTGGttgtaacaattttttaattttttaatttttgctgcttttataattttatgtcTGATAGATGTTCGGATAATAACATTtggcaaataaagtttttaagttttcacaaaaaccaaaaaactttgttagaTATAGAGTCAAGTTACAAATCAAAAGAGTAAATTTTCGGgaactttatttttttatgactTAATAATGGGCATTTCTTCTCCTTCTCTTTTGTGTTTCTTCTTCctcttcctcctcctcctcttgcACTTCTTGCACGACACTCACACCCAAGTCAGCAGCTCCGAACCAAGTGTTGTTGTAAGTCAATTCAAAAGCCACCTGTGATGTATTTATCAATCATGAATTagtttttagattttagattttagattTTAGTTATTCGTTGACGAGTCGGGATAATTAAGACTGTGTATGATTATGtcacaaatttaatttgctgGAGGACGAACGCAATGCTCGCCTTCGTCATTATATAATATTAAATTgctttgttacatcacaagtTGAACATACCTCGGTTTGCCATGACTTAATGTTTccaattttataaatttgtggTCCACCCATGACTGTGTTAGGAGAATCGAcctttgaacaaaaaaattatcgtTTAACTTGGTGATCTCGAATATAatttgttcattatttttagCGGTGTAATCTTATTTACAAGAAAACCCGTCAAGCGTCGATATTAATTACTTACGTAATGATACTGATATGGTGCAGGATTATGAGGTCTCGTTaacattgttacgtcatcataCCTATAAGTGATGACTTGAAACTTACCTTGAATTCGTTTACAGAAGCTGGTAGGTCAATCATTATGGCGCTCTTCTCATTCAAATCGTAATCACAGACCCTTGAGCGAGTTCGTTTTTCGTCCATGTTGTTTGGGAATGAATAGACTGTGACTGTGACAATGAATATAACATCAGTCGTGACGCTTAATATTCTTCATCAGTACATATAAGCATCTTTGTAATTACGGGGTATTACATCATAATCGAACACACGTGGTAATTATTTGCGTTTATTCCTTAATTAAATTGTACTTGTGTCTaaacttatattttaattGTGCGACGTGTTTCTTTCTAACCGCGGAAGTGAAACAAATCAACAGCATGAGAAGATTTTCGAGACTTACCTGTGTTTTTGTCATCAGCGTCGCAAACCCAACCTATTGAGTTGCTGCTGTAAGCGGCGTCTTGCAGGAAATTGACGACGAATATGAATGCACCCGTGTTTTGCCACACTTGATTCGGTGTCGCTAGAGCGTAAATTCCCTCGGCCGAGTTGGATTTCCCCGGAACAATGTCACAATTTTCACACTGATTCGAAAATGTATGAGTTTAAATCACAGCGATTTGTCGAAAAAAAGCTTAAGACAACAGAAACCCCCAGACTTACGTGAAACCAGTAAACTGCGCCGGGGAAGAGAAGATAACAAGTTCCGTTTCCCAGATTTGAGAAGTCCGCCATCCCTTTTGCTCCCGCTGGAGTGCGCTCATTCTCAGGCCAGTTCTCCAAgaaataaactaataaaaatatgactcatgcttaaaaattttcactatgtttaaattattgcttgaaacttatatatatataaagatGTTTTGGTACAGTCGACAACATTTGGATGGAGCCGACATAAATCTAGATACCATAACATGCTCTAAAATGGACAAGCTGAGAATTTATTGCTTGATACTTTTCTACCAACTACAAATTGCTCTACCTTGTCCACACACTGCTCCGATCAGAAATGTAACAGCGATAAAAGCTTTCATGATGATCTTTCAAAGACTTCTTTGCGAATTCACAAATTTATCTGTTTAGGAAACTTTTCACGACTGGTTGTATGTTAACTGCATGCTGTTGGTGTAACAGCGAACAATTTTATATCAAGATCCAGGAAATTACGTTGATGACGTTGGTAGCTATACGTAGAGTACGTTGAAGGTTAAATTGCAGGTTaagtaatattttaataagtgTTCATGTGTGATGTTTATTTGAAGTAAAAAGGAATACCTTAAAGTTCAGTTAAGCTCAATCAAATATCGTTATTATGTCGCCTATTAACTAATAGATTATAATTACACTTTCCCCATGATTAATGCAGTAAATTACAAGTTATTAACTATTTACagttttgataaatgttttcaattataCTAATGCCACCACACTCGTAAACAATACAGTCGCGCGATTACTGTATTTTGCGATGTTAGTGAAAGTATGAGCTGGATTTCATGACGTAATTATTACCGTGTCTTCTAACGCAATCATGTCTAACATTTCGTTATTTCGACTAATGACGAGGTAATTATAATCCATCTTTATACATGTCATAAAACATTATAAACACTTGTTTTCTAACTTTACTTTTTACGATTTAGTGTGGAACTGGCATGAAATGAGTTACTTACATCAAGAATAAACTGATTTGTGCTGAAATGGTAAGAAACATATTTACTTGTACTGACACTGTGACGTAGTGGTTGGAGCGCATGGCTCGGACCACGATTCGATTTCTAGTTGAACCAACGTTATGGGGAaggtggggtaaagcggaccacctaaggcttaatcgttacaattcactgatttcaccaaaacatttgacttgtttgttttgagagttaactctaaggtatttcgctaaattttgaagtgtccttttattgattgcttgctttcttacataaaaattttttgatttaaaagcacctccaatagtccactttaccccaatttgttccacatcacaatcaatttatttacaaattgtcatcacaagcgaagtagttatgaaagtaatcgcagttcaccatcaatttttaaaaacataattcacaaataaagttgtcatcctcttcattacacccagagcaggcttcatgcgcccatcgcatgcatttagagcactggatccacccatcattctcggatgatttggaatacaatttgttgcagtaaaagcattctgcatctacgttgttatcactttcatcgactgtgtccttctgctgcattgatgacctggaaaccttagctttcttcatagagcgctttttcgatgaacttgttttactgctgttgccagataccgcggattggctacgattcgttgAAGCCAAttgcttcttgtatggtgaactggttaaaatagcagttgcacctctCTTAGACTTCCTCTTTTGGCGAGTGTGAGCTGCTTTCGGCATAGGAAGCACTTCAACAGGACTTACAATTGTGAAACTGCAATTTGCATCTTCAGGAGAGGACGGTTGGGCTACATCTATTGACTGTGCAGGTAACGATTCAGGCATCTCGGGAAGACCAGCCGCATCTAAGCCATTATTTCTGCCATCACACAAGTCAATGCTAGTTGAACTAACATTAACGGGGTAAGATTCGGTGTTGGTTGGAACAGGATCAATAGGAATATCATTAACATCCGATGGAGCAAAGTCAGCCTCTCCAACTCCTCCTCCACCactggtccactttacccccacCCCTTGGTTACTATTGTTTTGACTGTTGGCCAAATTTTGGCTAGTCAGTAAGCGGAATGAACCTATGTAATGCGTACGTGATACAGTAAAACTCCTTTCTACCATTCAACCAAACTTCTACCTTatgcatgtaaaataaaatctaagttacaagacatacctttcaatagATCAGAGAGTACAAAAAACGAATTCCGTGCCTTTTCTTGCCTTCTTTTCCACGTAACCTCGAATAATGGCGTCTGCAACCACGTTATGTCATGCTTCACTAAACTTAGTGGTATCCGCGcggttaaaaaactttattaagaaaataagaggGGTGTGCCACTTTACCCCGTTGGTCCGCTTTACACCACCTTCCCTTACTCTTAAGGAAGGTATGAACGACGCTTGCTTTTGTTTACTGGAAATGATGAACAGAAATAAATTTgagtaataaaatacaaaaaatgtcaACGGGGACTTTCACAACTTGATAAAAACTTATGTTGCTGTAGTCTCGTGGTTCAGGCCAGGCAACGTAAAGTATTTTGAACGAAAACGTCAGCTTAAAAGTGTCACTGATTAGGACATAAAAGCAAAGATTCTAACAACTGTTGCCTTACAAACAGATTGCTTGCGTGTGTGCCACAGATGTTTTAgcaaacattaaaattaaacacaaaattcttccaaaaaatatttttccggGATAATTGTGGAAAATTTGATTCAAAGTACCTGTTTTTACATAAAGGTGCCCAAAAATAAACGCACTTGTGTGAAAGCAAGCTCATACACCAAGGTTTTGGCAAGAACATTTCCACAAACAAGACTTATGTTTAACAGTGTACTGGTTATATGCTGACAGTGCGCATGCAAACTGGGTTTAACGCTTCATGGCGTCACTATGCTACCGTATAGTAATGTTCGATGTAGGCCTTTTTGCAAATGGCGAGCCAGTGCATTCTCCTGTTCAGTGATCTAAGTTATACTTTATAATGAGAAGTTGCAGCTTCGGGTAACATAAGTAATGGAAGAAAAGTGATATCGCCAACACGTAATATTTGAAGTTTACTCAATTTTACCAAAAACGTGCAAATAATGGCTTACAGTAATAAGTTTTGTAGTTTGATAATTTTTCACGCAAGTATTGTCGTCAAAGCAATCTAGTAGTTAAAGGCTAACACTTGTCAGATGTTTTTactttcaaaagaataaattCAAAGCTTAACAAATCAAGATCAAATGCAATATGTGAAGTGGAGATGTGTTAACTTTTTATGGAAGCAACTCCAGTCTCCAAATGAACcgacaaataataaattttaaataaattaaaaacgttTCAACGGTTCTTGAAAATAGTAAGTGAATGAATAAATTTATGATATGTTATGTTATGCCATGTACGTATAATGTAGCTTATCTATGCTAAAACGCATTTTTTGCTGTGCCTCAATTTTCCATAGAAATCTTCCAAAAAGGGGCTCCTTTCATTGCTGCCTTTACTCTCTTAGTTCTTCTAGTAACTCAATTCTGAATTTCATTTCGAGTTCtcaaaaatatatgtttatttgcagtaaaatattttgaacaaactCATTCAtggaataaataaaaactgaatttttattttgcaaaaaa
The Clavelina lepadiformis chromosome 4, kaClaLepa1.1, whole genome shotgun sequence DNA segment above includes these coding regions:
- the LOC143452279 gene encoding uncharacterized protein LOC143452279, producing MKTFVAITFLIAVVCGQVHFLENWPENERTPAGAKGMADFSNLGNGTCYLLFPGAVYWFHCENCDIVPWKSNSAEGIYALATPNQVWQNTGAFIFVVNFLQDAAYSSNSIGWVCDADDKNTVTVYSFPNNMDEKRTRSRVCDYDLNEKSAIMIDLPASVNEFKVDSPNTVMGGPQIYKIGNIKSWQTEVAFELTYNNTWFGAADLGVSVVQEEEEEEEETQKRRNAHY
- the LOC143452278 gene encoding uncharacterized protein LOC143452278, producing MKAFIAVTFLIGAVCGQVYFLENWPENERTPAGAKGMADFSNLGNGTCYLLFPGAVYWFHCENCDIVPGKSNSAEGIYALATPNQVWQNTGAFIFVVNFLQDAAYSSNSIGWVCDADDKNTVTVYSFPNNMDEKRTRSRVCDYDLNEKSAIMIDLPASVNEFKVDSPNTVMGGPQIYKIGNIKSWQTEVAFELTYNNTWFGAADLGVSVVQEVQEEEEEEEEETQKRRRRNAHY